The Tenacibaculum jejuense genome includes a window with the following:
- a CDS encoding tetratricopeptide repeat-containing sensor histidine kinase, which produces MKKLQILILIIPILLFSQEKIKKLDEETRNSVIQKGRQAYFSKDTVLLKEKTELLKTYYLKYNDSLSLAKYYHFKALKTKLEFKQDSTYYYYVKSKDISKLIKDSLAVGRRLLSIGNLQRRVKDFIGSELALREAILYLKPIKSYKYLSSVYNGLGNAYRELNQFDKSRYFHFKSMRTNQLYEDYIWKTTSNLHIYNNVALTYQRQDLNKEAIKYLEEGLAIYNEINDSIKYRFSANYALLLENLACSNFFIGNYKNVINQYYEVVEINKKNGELQSLTTNYINISDYYKKFNDLKKAKQNAEKALYYAKISQNNKRHLEALFSLSELTKGEESKKYLYEYIKLNASLLAKERRITNQFAQIKFDRETKEKENKQLKFDIEKKQIEIEKIRQRNIIIVLLSIISLLGLVFSLILFRVKKKKILLTEELKRIKIKEEERTRISKELHDGILGKLFGIRLGLGFFEVKKEESKKFEDLLFELQHIEKDIREVSHKLTIDVEDVDFSNLIKDLIKKKSEIGKFDCIIQADPSVNWSEVSNEIKINIHRIIHELLNNIIKHASATKVDLNINQIEKESLEIIVKDNGKGFDVDSVIDGIGISNLKLRIDNLKGDLQINSKKGKGTKTQILIPLN; this is translated from the coding sequence ATGAAAAAGTTACAAATTCTAATATTAATAATTCCTATTCTTCTTTTTAGTCAAGAAAAGATAAAGAAACTTGATGAAGAGACTAGAAATAGTGTTATTCAAAAGGGAAGACAAGCCTATTTTAGTAAGGATACAGTTTTGTTAAAAGAAAAAACAGAACTGTTAAAAACATATTATCTTAAGTATAATGATTCTCTTTCTCTAGCGAAGTATTACCATTTTAAAGCCTTAAAAACAAAATTAGAATTCAAACAAGATAGTACTTATTATTATTATGTAAAGTCTAAAGATATTTCTAAATTAATTAAAGATTCTCTGGCTGTAGGAAGAAGGTTATTAAGCATTGGTAACCTACAAAGAAGAGTTAAAGATTTTATAGGTAGTGAATTAGCTTTAAGAGAGGCTATTCTTTATTTAAAACCCATAAAATCCTATAAATATTTATCCTCTGTTTATAATGGTTTAGGGAATGCTTACAGAGAGTTAAATCAATTTGATAAATCTCGTTATTTTCATTTTAAATCAATGAGAACAAATCAACTGTATGAAGATTATATTTGGAAAACTACAAGTAATTTACATATATACAATAATGTCGCTCTTACATATCAGCGGCAAGATCTCAACAAAGAAGCTATAAAATATTTAGAAGAAGGCTTAGCTATTTATAATGAAATAAACGACAGTATTAAGTATCGTTTTTCAGCTAATTATGCGTTATTGCTAGAGAATTTAGCTTGTAGTAATTTTTTTATAGGAAATTATAAAAATGTCATTAATCAATACTACGAGGTAGTTGAAATAAATAAGAAAAATGGAGAGCTACAATCCTTAACAACTAATTATATTAATATTTCTGATTATTACAAAAAGTTTAATGATCTAAAAAAAGCTAAACAAAATGCAGAAAAAGCATTGTATTACGCTAAAATTTCTCAAAATAATAAAAGACATTTAGAAGCTCTTTTTTCATTATCAGAATTAACCAAAGGAGAAGAATCTAAAAAATATTTATACGAATACATTAAACTTAATGCAAGTTTATTAGCAAAAGAAAGAAGAATAACAAATCAATTTGCACAAATTAAGTTTGATAGGGAAACAAAAGAAAAAGAAAACAAACAACTTAAGTTTGATATAGAAAAAAAACAGATTGAAATAGAAAAAATAAGACAAAGAAATATAATTATAGTTTTACTTTCTATTATTAGTTTGTTAGGATTAGTTTTTAGCCTGATACTGTTTAGAGTCAAGAAGAAAAAAATATTGTTAACAGAAGAATTAAAAAGAATCAAAATAAAAGAAGAAGAAAGAACTCGAATATCCAAAGAATTGCATGATGGGATTTTAGGGAAACTTTTTGGAATCCGTTTAGGCTTAGGTTTTTTTGAAGTTAAAAAAGAGGAGTCAAAAAAATTCGAGGATTTACTCTTTGAGTTACAGCATATAGAAAAAGATATAAGAGAAGTCTCTCATAAATTAACTATTGATGTTGAGGATGTAGATTTTTCTAATTTGATAAAAGACTTAATTAAAAAGAAATCAGAAATAGGAAAGTTCGATTGTATTATTCAAGCTGATCCTAGTGTAAATTGGAGTGAAGTTTCTAATGAAATAAAAATAAATATTCATAGAATAATCCATGAATTACTTAATAATATAATCAAACATGCTAGTGCAACTAAAGTGGATTTAAATATAAATCAAATAGAAAAAGAGTCATTAGAAATCATTGTAAAAGACAATGGAAAAGGTTTTGATGTGGATTCAGTGATTGATGGAATTGGAATTAGTAACTTGAAACTAAGAATTGATAATTTAAAAGGAGATTTACAAATTAATTCAAAGAAAGGAAAAGGAACTAAAACCCAAATTTTAATACCATTAAATTAG
- a CDS encoding dihydrofolate reductase — MITLIAAIGQNNELGKDNDLIWHLPEDLKRFKKVTSGHHILMGRNTFESIGKPLPNRTSIIITRNNDYFKDGCLIADSIEKAIELTEGKNAFIIGGAQIYEQTLEKRLADRLDITLIHKTFDADVFFPKIDTTVWKEVSREDFKADEKNKYDYSFVSYERK, encoded by the coding sequence ATGATTACCTTAATTGCGGCTATAGGCCAGAATAACGAGTTAGGAAAAGACAACGATTTAATTTGGCACTTACCTGAAGATTTGAAACGTTTTAAGAAAGTGACTTCTGGACATCATATCTTAATGGGTAGAAATACTTTTGAAAGTATTGGAAAACCTCTTCCTAATAGAACTAGTATTATAATTACCCGAAATAATGACTATTTTAAAGATGGTTGTTTGATTGCTGATAGTATTGAAAAAGCTATTGAACTTACTGAGGGAAAAAATGCTTTTATTATTGGAGGAGCACAAATTTATGAGCAAACTTTAGAAAAAAGATTAGCCGATCGCTTAGATATCACCCTTATTCATAAAACATTCGATGCTGATGTATTTTTCCCAAAAATTGATACTACAGTATGGAAAGAGGTATCGCGTGAAGATTTTAAAGCAGACGAAAAAAATAAATACGATTATAGTTTCGTTTCTTACGAAAGAAAGTAA
- the gldA gene encoding gliding motility-associated ABC transporter ATP-binding subunit GldA produces MSIQLSAITKTYGTQKAVNNISFSAKRGEIVGFLGPNAAGKSTTMKVLTGFLQPDEGTVFVDDIDVIKNPIEAQKKVGYLPEHNPLYLDMYVKEYLQFHANIHNISKDLIPDCITKVGLDKESHKKIGQLSKGYRQRVGLAAAILHNPAVLILDEPTTGLDPNQLIEIRALIKELGKDKTVLLSTHIMQEVEAVCDRVIIINNGEIVVDKKLTELKDSNTQTIKVGFDYKIEEQFLQRLANITTIKNNYDNSWTLTFETEEDMRPKLFDFAQEYGLKILELNSENKNLETLFRELTK; encoded by the coding sequence ATGTCGATTCAACTTTCAGCAATAACGAAAACTTACGGAACACAAAAAGCAGTCAATAATATTTCATTTTCAGCAAAAAGAGGAGAAATTGTTGGTTTTTTAGGCCCTAATGCTGCTGGAAAATCTACTACAATGAAAGTATTAACAGGCTTTTTACAACCAGACGAAGGAACTGTTTTTGTAGATGATATTGACGTGATTAAAAATCCTATTGAAGCTCAAAAAAAAGTTGGATATCTTCCAGAACATAATCCGTTATATTTGGATATGTATGTGAAGGAATATTTACAATTTCACGCTAATATTCATAACATATCAAAAGATTTAATTCCAGACTGTATTACTAAAGTTGGATTAGATAAAGAATCTCATAAAAAGATTGGACAATTATCTAAAGGATATCGTCAACGAGTTGGCCTTGCAGCTGCAATTTTACACAATCCTGCGGTTTTAATTTTAGATGAACCAACTACGGGTTTAGATCCTAATCAGCTAATAGAAATTAGAGCTTTAATTAAAGAATTAGGAAAAGATAAAACTGTATTACTTTCTACACATATCATGCAAGAAGTAGAAGCTGTTTGTGATCGTGTAATTATTATTAATAACGGAGAGATTGTAGTAGACAAAAAACTAACTGAACTCAAAGACAGTAATACACAAACTATAAAGGTTGGTTTTGATTATAAGATTGAAGAGCAATTCTTACAGCGTTTAGCTAATATTACAACGATTAAAAACAATTACGACAACTCTTGGACACTCACATTTGAAACAGAAGAAGATATGCGTCCGAAATTATTTGACTTCGCACAAGAATACGGATTAAAAATCTTAGAATTGAACTCTGAAAATAAAAATTTAGAAACATTATTCAGAGAATTAACAAAGTAA
- a CDS encoding HAD family hydrolase, whose protein sequence is MPMPKGVLFDFDGVVVNSFESHYSAWSSAFKELFNEEIAPYPKSHVGKSPRKIARYFCEQIGKGDQFEDLFFLKDKHLELYFKVPNLLPGVTDFTDYLSTNQIPYGIASNATKLFLRQSIKHLDLNFPVVFGVEDYKKPKPAPEAYITLATALGFAEGDFKDLWVFEDSLTGIAAAKSAGMQPIGILSKYSVEEMKAAGSSQVFENLKEAFDLLI, encoded by the coding sequence ATGCCTATGCCTAAAGGAGTTTTATTTGATTTTGATGGAGTAGTAGTAAATAGTTTTGAAAGTCATTATTCTGCTTGGTCATCAGCATTTAAGGAATTATTCAATGAAGAAATAGCTCCGTATCCGAAAAGTCATGTTGGTAAATCTCCAAGGAAAATAGCAAGGTATTTTTGTGAACAAATTGGCAAAGGAGATCAGTTTGAAGATTTATTTTTTCTGAAGGATAAACATTTAGAATTATATTTTAAAGTTCCAAATTTATTACCAGGTGTTACTGATTTTACAGATTATTTATCGACGAATCAAATTCCTTATGGAATCGCTAGTAATGCAACAAAATTATTCTTGAGACAATCGATAAAACATTTAGATTTAAATTTTCCTGTAGTTTTTGGAGTAGAAGATTATAAGAAACCAAAACCGGCACCAGAAGCCTATATAACTTTAGCTACAGCTTTAGGTTTTGCTGAAGGTGATTTCAAAGATTTATGGGTTTTTGAAGATAGTTTAACAGGAATTGCAGCGGCAAAATCTGCTGGAATGCAACCGATTGGAATACTTTCTAAGTATTCAGTTGAAGAAATGAAAGCAGCAGGGAGTAGTCAAGTCTTTGAAAATTTGAAAGAAGCTTTTGATCTATTAATTTAA
- a CDS encoding thymidylate synthase has product MQQYLDLVKHVLENGNEKGDRTGTGTKSVFGYQMRFDLSEGFPMVTTKKLHLKSIIYELLWFIKGDTNVKYLQDNGVRIWNEWADENGDLGPVYGHQWRNWNSEEIDQLKEVIETLKKNPNSRRMLISAWNPSVMPDTSISFSDNVANGKAALPPCHAFFQFYVADGKLSCQLYQRSADIFLGVPFNIASYALFTMMVAQVCGYEAGEFIHTFGDAHIYNNHKEQVELQLSRDPRPLPKMKLNPSIKNIEDFTFEDFELLDYNPHPHIKGKVAV; this is encoded by the coding sequence ATGCAACAATATTTAGATTTAGTTAAACACGTTTTAGAAAACGGAAATGAAAAAGGAGATAGAACAGGAACAGGTACTAAGAGTGTTTTTGGATATCAAATGCGTTTTGATTTAAGTGAAGGTTTTCCGATGGTAACAACTAAAAAACTTCATCTTAAGTCTATTATTTATGAGTTATTATGGTTTATAAAAGGTGATACGAATGTTAAATATTTACAAGATAATGGAGTTCGTATTTGGAATGAATGGGCAGATGAGAATGGAGATTTAGGTCCTGTTTATGGACATCAATGGCGTAACTGGAATAGTGAAGAAATAGATCAGCTTAAGGAGGTTATAGAAACTTTAAAAAAGAACCCTAATAGTAGAAGAATGTTAATTTCTGCTTGGAATCCTAGTGTTATGCCTGATACATCTATTTCATTCTCCGACAATGTTGCTAATGGTAAAGCTGCATTACCTCCATGCCATGCATTTTTTCAATTTTATGTAGCAGATGGTAAGCTTTCTTGTCAGTTATATCAAAGAAGTGCAGATATATTTTTAGGCGTTCCTTTTAACATTGCTAGTTATGCTTTATTTACCATGATGGTTGCACAAGTTTGTGGTTACGAAGCTGGTGAATTTATTCATACTTTTGGTGATGCTCACATTTACAATAACCACAAAGAACAAGTAGAATTACAATTGAGTAGAGATCCTAGACCTCTTCCAAAAATGAAATTAAACCCTTCAATAAAAAATATTGAAGATTTTACCTTCGAAGACTTTGAATTACTGGATTACAACCCGCATCCACACATCAAAGGAAAAGTAGCGGTTTAA
- a CDS encoding D-arabinono-1,4-lactone oxidase: protein MKQNKNGVWVSWNENLKYNYKSLYTIKTEEELQTVIAKSEKIRFFGSKQSSADIAAGTETLIDITAYNKILEFNDSDKTITVQSGVLLKDLLEAVEAKGWCIPCLPDINTVTVGGALATGTHGTSGKLLSEYVTNCRLVLADGSIREINEGEELMDAVRVSLGVLGVFSTVTFSCEEIYTLHVKEHPESDSEWLPKIKERLKKHDFLRVLWLPHTDKGYVITGDKIDTNTEIKEDLGPDYLKHRRKASKILYKYTHIFPWFTVVANKLLYRGFFRATKEHKGSLYQATVTKSRGSTLELAEWTISLDVFPKVFEELKREINKWSNKSFIHIPMDVRFVYKDKSWLSYAYGQDTVTMGCVSRNAATADSYEAFKSVERIFLKYGGRPHWGKRFKAKDAELSKVYERWNDFKALRETLDPTNKFLNPYLTDLFNAKVVEHAYA, encoded by the coding sequence ATGAAACAAAATAAAAACGGAGTTTGGGTTAGTTGGAATGAAAACTTAAAATACAACTACAAATCTTTATATACAATTAAAACAGAAGAGGAGTTGCAAACAGTTATTGCCAAAAGCGAAAAAATACGTTTTTTTGGAAGTAAGCAATCCTCAGCAGATATTGCAGCAGGAACAGAAACCTTAATTGATATTACTGCCTACAATAAGATATTAGAATTTAATGATTCTGATAAAACGATAACAGTACAGTCTGGTGTATTACTGAAAGATTTATTAGAAGCAGTAGAAGCAAAGGGTTGGTGTATTCCATGTTTACCAGATATTAATACAGTAACTGTAGGTGGAGCTTTAGCTACAGGAACTCATGGTACAAGTGGTAAGTTATTGAGTGAGTATGTAACAAATTGTAGGTTAGTCTTAGCCGATGGTTCTATAAGAGAGATTAATGAAGGTGAAGAGTTAATGGATGCTGTTCGCGTTTCATTAGGAGTTTTAGGAGTATTTTCTACCGTTACTTTTTCATGCGAAGAAATTTACACACTTCATGTTAAAGAACATCCAGAAAGTGATTCAGAGTGGTTACCAAAAATCAAGGAGCGTTTAAAGAAACATGATTTTTTAAGAGTGTTATGGTTACCACATACTGATAAAGGATATGTAATCACAGGAGATAAAATCGATACAAATACAGAAATAAAAGAAGATTTGGGTCCAGATTATTTAAAACATAGAAGAAAAGCTTCTAAAATTCTATATAAGTATACTCATATTTTCCCTTGGTTTACCGTTGTAGCAAACAAGTTATTATATCGAGGCTTTTTTAGAGCTACCAAAGAACATAAAGGTTCTTTATATCAGGCGACAGTTACTAAGTCTAGAGGTTCCACTTTAGAATTAGCAGAGTGGACCATCAGTCTTGATGTTTTTCCTAAAGTTTTTGAAGAATTAAAAAGAGAAATTAATAAATGGTCAAACAAATCGTTTATTCATATTCCTATGGATGTTCGTTTTGTATACAAAGACAAATCTTGGTTAAGTTATGCCTACGGTCAAGATACTGTAACTATGGGATGTGTTTCTAGAAATGCTGCAACTGCCGATTCTTATGAAGCGTTTAAAAGTGTAGAGAGAATTTTCTTAAAATATGGAGGAAGACCACACTGGGGAAAACGATTTAAAGCAAAAGATGCAGAGCTTTCTAAAGTATATGAAAGATGGAATGATTTTAAAGCATTACGAGAAACATTAGATCCAACAAATAAATTTTTAAATCCGTATTTAACAGATTTATTTAATGCAAAAGTAGTTGAACATGCCTATGCCTAA
- the dnaE gene encoding DNA polymerase III subunit alpha translates to MYLIFDTETTGLPKSWNAPITDTDNWPRAIQIAWQLHDEMGNLIEHNDFLIKADGFNIPFDAERIHGISTELANEQGIGLAEGLDLFNEALKKAKFVVGQNVGFDVNIMGCEFHRLGVENNLTELPVLDTCTELTASMCQIPGGRGGKFKLPTLTELHQHLFGVGFNEAHNATADVEATTRCFLELLRLKHYPLEVLDVPEDYYAKYSETNPMPIQLIGLKHLNLKAESDKIRKREAAASSEGNAQSTSEGLAQLEGVQFAHLHNHSQFSVLQSTIQINGLVAAAAKDNMSAVALTDTGNMMAAFHFTSAVANHNKSAETPLKPIVGCEFFICEDHKDKTRKDNGYQVVLLAKNKRGYHNLAKMSSTAFVDGFYYVPRIDKEIVKQYKEDVIVLTGNLYGEVPNKILNVGEKQAEEALLWWKEEFGDDLYIELMRHGQEDEDAVNRTLLEFAKKHEIKIVATNNTYYLGKEEANAHDILLCVKDGEKQATPKGRGRGYRYGLPNDEYYFKSTEEMKKLFADIPEAISNIQEIVDKVEAFTLARDVLLPAFEIGEEFQDAQDEVDGGKRGENNYLRHLTYEGAKIRYGELTEKITERLDFELDVIAKTGYPGYFLIVEDFIRAAREMGVSVGPGRGSAAGSVVAYCLWITNIDPIKYDLLFERFLNPERVSMPDIDIDFDDEGRGRVMDYVIEKYGANQVAQIITYGTMAAKSSLRDTARVLDLPLFEADRIAKLVPGIKLKNIFGEDEKSKGKVAGLRAEEKENVNELKAIAQGAGLEANTINQAVVLEGSVRNTGIHACGVIITPDDITKFVPVSLAKDSDMYVTQFDNSVVESAGLLKMDFLGLKTLTLIKDTVKIVKARHGVELDPENFPIDDEETYALFQRGETVGIFQYESPGMQKYMRELKPTVFADLIAMNALYRPGPLEYIPSFIRRKHGDEEIEYDLPAMEEYLAETYGITVYQEQVMLLSQKLADFTKGEADVLRKAMGKKQAAVLAKMKPKFVDQAKANGHDEKALEKIWKDWEAFASYAFNKSHSTCYAWIAYQTAYLKAHYPAEYMAAVLSNNMNDIKTVSFFMEECKRMGLEVLGPDVNESYSKFSVNKEGAVRFGMAAIKGVGASAVKAIIDERKENGNYNSIFDVAKRVDLRVANKKAFEGLVLAGGFDSFTNAHRAQYYVRDEKEQTFLEKAIRFGNKYQENQNSSQVSLFGEASEVDLPEPIIPECDTWGTMELLAKEKEVVGMYISAHPLDDFKNELKFCNGNVSYFKDLAKYEGMAITFGGILTDVQHRVSKAGKGWASFIIEDYNDSFEFRIFGEEYLRFKHFLVPNSFLYIKTMVKPGWVNKEGVKGDPRVGFTEFLLLHDIMEKMCKKLTIKLALKDVKEDFIKDFQHLCVLNSGSHSLRFVIYDVEEKLEIDIPSRTTKINITSEFLAKLDEEHINYKLN, encoded by the coding sequence ATGTATTTAATCTTTGATACAGAAACAACTGGTTTACCTAAGAGTTGGAATGCGCCAATTACTGATACTGATAACTGGCCTAGAGCAATACAAATTGCTTGGCAGTTGCATGATGAAATGGGGAATTTAATTGAGCACAACGATTTCTTAATTAAAGCCGATGGATTTAATATTCCGTTTGATGCAGAACGTATACATGGTATTTCTACAGAGTTAGCCAATGAACAAGGAATTGGTCTTGCAGAAGGATTAGATTTATTTAATGAAGCCTTAAAAAAGGCAAAGTTTGTTGTTGGTCAGAATGTAGGTTTTGATGTGAATATTATGGGATGTGAATTCCATCGATTAGGTGTTGAAAATAATTTAACTGAATTACCTGTTTTAGATACGTGTACCGAGTTAACAGCTTCCATGTGTCAAATTCCCGGAGGTAGAGGAGGTAAATTTAAACTACCAACCTTAACAGAGTTACATCAACATTTATTTGGTGTGGGGTTTAACGAAGCGCACAATGCAACGGCCGATGTTGAAGCAACAACACGTTGTTTTTTAGAGTTACTACGTTTAAAACATTATCCGTTAGAAGTATTAGATGTTCCAGAAGATTACTACGCAAAGTATTCTGAAACGAATCCAATGCCGATTCAGCTTATTGGTTTAAAACATTTAAACTTAAAAGCAGAAAGTGATAAAATTAGAAAGCGTGAAGCTGCTGCTTCAAGTGAAGGAAATGCTCAGTCGACTTCAGAAGGTTTAGCACAATTAGAAGGAGTTCAGTTTGCGCATTTACATAACCACTCTCAATTCTCGGTATTACAATCTACCATTCAAATTAATGGATTAGTTGCTGCGGCTGCAAAAGATAACATGAGTGCAGTTGCTTTAACAGATACAGGAAATATGATGGCGGCATTCCATTTTACGTCTGCTGTAGCCAATCATAATAAATCTGCTGAAACACCATTAAAACCTATTGTGGGTTGTGAGTTCTTTATTTGTGAAGATCATAAAGACAAAACAAGAAAAGACAATGGTTATCAGGTTGTTTTATTAGCGAAAAATAAACGAGGGTATCATAACTTAGCTAAAATGTCATCAACGGCTTTTGTTGATGGATTTTATTATGTGCCTAGAATTGATAAAGAGATTGTAAAACAATACAAAGAAGATGTTATTGTTTTAACAGGAAACTTATATGGTGAAGTTCCAAATAAGATTTTAAATGTTGGTGAAAAACAGGCTGAGGAAGCTTTGTTATGGTGGAAAGAAGAGTTTGGAGATGATCTGTATATAGAGTTAATGCGACACGGACAAGAAGATGAAGATGCCGTGAACCGTACGTTGTTGGAATTTGCCAAAAAACATGAGATTAAAATTGTTGCGACCAATAACACCTATTATTTAGGAAAAGAAGAAGCAAATGCACACGATATTTTATTGTGTGTAAAAGACGGAGAAAAACAAGCTACTCCAAAAGGTAGAGGTAGAGGTTATCGTTATGGTTTACCTAATGATGAGTATTATTTCAAGTCTACTGAAGAAATGAAAAAGCTTTTTGCTGATATTCCTGAAGCAATTAGTAACATTCAAGAAATTGTAGATAAAGTAGAAGCATTCACCTTAGCACGTGATGTATTATTACCAGCCTTCGAAATTGGCGAAGAATTTCAAGATGCACAAGATGAAGTGGATGGTGGTAAACGAGGAGAGAATAATTATCTACGTCATTTAACTTACGAAGGAGCTAAAATTCGTTATGGTGAACTTACTGAAAAGATTACAGAGCGATTAGATTTTGAGTTAGATGTAATTGCAAAAACAGGATATCCTGGTTATTTCTTAATTGTAGAAGATTTTATTCGCGCAGCACGTGAAATGGGAGTTTCCGTAGGTCCGGGTCGTGGATCTGCTGCTGGTTCTGTAGTTGCATATTGTTTATGGATTACCAATATAGATCCTATTAAGTATGATTTACTTTTTGAGCGTTTCTTAAATCCTGAACGTGTATCCATGCCCGATATCGATATTGACTTTGATGATGAAGGTCGTGGTCGTGTAATGGATTATGTAATCGAAAAGTATGGAGCCAATCAGGTAGCACAAATTATTACTTATGGTACTATGGCGGCGAAATCTTCGTTACGTGATACAGCCAGAGTATTAGATTTACCTTTATTTGAAGCAGATAGAATAGCAAAACTTGTTCCTGGAATCAAGCTAAAAAATATTTTTGGTGAAGATGAAAAGAGTAAAGGGAAAGTAGCTGGTTTAAGAGCAGAAGAAAAAGAGAATGTAAACGAGCTAAAAGCTATAGCACAAGGAGCAGGATTAGAAGCGAATACAATTAATCAAGCCGTTGTATTAGAAGGTTCGGTTCGTAATACAGGTATTCATGCCTGTGGTGTAATTATTACTCCAGATGATATCACCAAGTTCGTTCCAGTATCTTTAGCTAAAGATTCTGACATGTACGTAACACAGTTCGATAACTCGGTTGTGGAAAGTGCAGGATTACTAAAAATGGATTTCTTGGGGTTAAAAACATTAACCCTAATTAAAGATACAGTTAAGATTGTAAAAGCACGTCATGGAGTAGAACTCGATCCCGAGAATTTTCCTATTGATGACGAAGAAACATATGCATTATTCCAAAGAGGGGAAACCGTTGGTATTTTCCAGTACGAATCTCCTGGAATGCAAAAATACATGCGTGAATTAAAGCCTACCGTATTTGCCGATCTTATTGCCATGAACGCATTATATCGTCCAGGTCCGTTAGAATATATTCCTTCTTTTATCCGAAGAAAACATGGAGATGAAGAAATCGAATATGACCTTCCTGCAATGGAAGAATATTTAGCAGAGACTTACGGAATTACGGTATATCAGGAGCAAGTAATGCTACTTTCGCAAAAACTAGCAGATTTTACCAAAGGTGAGGCCGATGTACTTCGTAAGGCTATGGGTAAAAAGCAGGCGGCAGTTCTAGCAAAAATGAAACCGAAGTTTGTAGATCAGGCAAAAGCAAATGGACATGATGAAAAAGCTTTAGAGAAGATTTGGAAAGACTGGGAAGCATTTGCATCGTATGCCTTTAACAAATCGCACTCTACATGTTATGCTTGGATTGCCTATCAAACTGCTTATTTAAAAGCACATTATCCTGCAGAATACATGGCAGCTGTACTTTCTAATAACATGAATGATATCAAAACAGTATCGTTCTTTATGGAAGAGTGTAAGCGTATGGGATTAGAAGTATTGGGTCCAGATGTAAATGAATCGTATTCTAAATTCTCTGTAAACAAAGAAGGAGCAGTTCGTTTTGGAATGGCAGCTATTAAAGGAGTAGGAGCTTCAGCTGTAAAAGCAATTATTGATGAACGAAAAGAAAACGGAAATTATAATTCAATCTTCGATGTTGCAAAACGTGTAGATTTACGTGTAGCGAATAAAAAAGCTTTCGAAGGATTAGTATTAGCTGGAGGATTCGATTCTTTTACAAATGCACACAGAGCGCAATATTATGTTAGAGATGAAAAGGAACAAACGTTTTTAGAAAAAGCGATTCGTTTCGGAAATAAATATCAGGAAAATCAGAATTCTTCTCAGGTATCTTTATTTGGAGAAGCAAGTGAAGTAGATTTACCAGAGCCAATTATTCCTGAGTGCGATACTTGGGGAACAATGGAATTACTTGCTAAGGAGAAAGAAGTCGTAGGAATGTATATTTCGGCGCATCCATTAGATGATTTTAAAAACGAATTAAAGTTCTGTAATGGTAATGTGAGTTACTTTAAAGACTTAGCGAAATATGAAGGTATGGCGATAACCTTTGGAGGTATTCTTACAGATGTTCAGCACCGTGTTTCTAAAGCAGGAAAAGGTTGGGCTTCGTTTATTATTGAAGATTATAACGATAGTTTTGAATTTAGGATCTTTGGAGAAGAATATTTACGTTTCAAACACTTTTTAGTACCAAATTCTTTCTTGTATATAAAAACTATGGTAAAGCCAGGTTGGGTGAATAAAGAAGGCGTAAAAGGAGATCCTAGAGTCGGATTTACAGAGTTCTTACTCTTACACGATATTATGGAAAAGATGTGTAAGAAGTTAACCATAAAATTGGCATTGAAAGATGTTAAAGAAGATTTTATAAAAGATTTCCAACATCTATGTGTATTAAATTCTGGTTCACATTCGCTACGTTTTGTAATTTATGATGTAGAAGAAAAATTAGAAATAGACATACCTAGTAGAACTACGAAGATTAATATCACTAGTGAGTTTTTAGCAAAGCTTGATGAAGAGCATATCAATTATAAGTTGAATTAG
- a CDS encoding GNAT family N-acetyltransferase, with protein MEFIKVSTLHYNEIQSLKELWNAEYPECIRYNTTNEFNNYLDSLIKVNHVLVKENNTIVGWYADFEREEERWFLMILNQKTQGKGIGKHLISNAKQNHSILNGWVVTNNDYKKSDGTLYKSPIGFYKKLGFTFFEDITLNSSGLKAIKIQLKS; from the coding sequence ATGGAATTTATAAAAGTTAGCACTTTACATTATAACGAAATACAATCTTTAAAAGAACTATGGAATGCTGAATATCCTGAGTGTATTCGGTACAATACTACGAATGAGTTTAATAATTATTTAGATTCTTTAATAAAAGTGAATCATGTTCTTGTGAAAGAGAATAACACTATTGTGGGTTGGTATGCTGATTTTGAACGAGAAGAAGAACGTTGGTTTTTGATGATTCTTAATCAGAAAACTCAGGGAAAAGGAATTGGAAAACACCTCATTTCAAATGCCAAACAAAATCATTCTATTTTAAATGGTTGGGTAGTAACCAATAATGATTATAAGAAATCAGATGGAACGTTATATAAATCTCCTATTGGTTTCTATAAAAAATTAGGCTTTACTTTTTTTGAAGATATTACATTAAACTCTTCAGGATTGAAAGCTATTAAAATTCAATTAAAAAGTTAA